The genomic DNA GGGTCCGATTACGATTCCGACTTTTCGATTTCGAACACTTTATGGCATTTAACGTCACGCTCCGGCAAAGCTGCCGGCAGTTTCAGGTAGAACAGGACGAACCGGTGCTCTCCGCAGCCCTGCGTCAAGGCATCGGCCTGCCGTACGGCTGCAAGAACGGCGCGTGCGGTTCATGCAAGGGCACGGTCGTGAGCGGCGAGGTCGAACAGCGCGCGCATTCGTCGTCGGCGTTGTCGAACGACGAAAAGACGCGCGGCATGGCACTCCTGTGCTGCGCGACCGCCTGCTCCGATCTCGAAGTCGACATCCGCGAAGTGGCCGGCGTGGGCGACGTGCAGGTCAAGAAGCTGCCGTGCCGCGTGAACGCGATCGAGCGCAAGGCCGACGACGTGATCGTCGTGAAGCTGCAACTGCCCGCCAACGAGCGTCTGCAATATATGGCCGGCCAGTACCTCGAATTCATCCTGAAGGACGGCAAGCGCCGCAGCTATTCGATGGCGAACGCGCCGCACGTCGAGGGCCCGATCGAGCTGCACATTCGCCACATGCCCGGCGGTGCCTTCACCGATCACGTGTTCAACACATTGAAGGAGCGCGACATCCTGCGCTTCGAAGCACCGCTCGGCACGTTCTTCCTGCGCGAAGACTCGGACAAGCCGATCGTGCTGCTCGCGTCGGGCACCGGCTTCGCGCCGCTGAAGGCGATCGTCGAGCATGCGGTGTTCAAGAACATCACGCGCCCAATGACGCTTTACTGGGGCGCGCGCCGCAAGAAAGACCTGTATCTGCTCGAACTCGCCGAACAATGGGCGCGCGAGATTCCGAACTTCAAGTTCGTGCCGGTGCTCTCCGAACCCGATGCGAGCGACGCGTGGACGGGCCGCACGGGCTTCGTGCATCGCGCGGTGATCGAGGATCTGCCCGATCTGTCGGCCTACCAGGTGTATGCGTGCGGCGCGCCGGTGATGGTTGAATCGGCGCTGCGCGACTTCACGCAGCATCACCAACTGCCGGAAGACGAGTTCTACGCGGACTCGTTTACGAGCGCGGCCGATCTCGCCAACGCGGTCTGATTGCACGGGCGCAAACGGCCCGCCTGCACGCTTGAACAAGCGCTCGCGCGGGCCGTTCGCGCCGAACATGTCAGCCTCGCGGCAACCCGGCAAATTCGCCTGAAGTGCAGCACCGATGCAATTTCATGGTTTACACCAGCGCTTTTCTTATCGTATTCTTTCGCGCATGAACCGCATCCAGTCCGAACTCCGACGTCGCCGCTCGCCGCTCCCCTAGGGACGCCGCTGGCTTCGTCACGGACTCGCGCCACACCCAAACCTGGGCGCAAGCTGTTCGAATCATGAAAGCCACGGCATGCCGTGGCTTTTCTGTTTTTCAGGCCACCGTTTTGATTGGCCAAACCGACACCGTTTCTTCACCCTGCTCTTACCCATTTGCCTGGAGCCTGCCGTCATGAATTTCAATGAGTATCCAATCGATTCGCTGATGTACATCACGAACCGGCCCGAAATCGTTTTCACGCACGGCAAAGGCTCGTGGATTTACGATAACAACGGCAAGCGCTACCTGGATTTCATTCAGGGCTGGGCGGTCAACAGCCTCGGCCACTGCAATGACGGCATGATCGAAGCGCTGAACAGCCAGGCCAAGCTGCTGATCAACCCGTCGCCGGCGTTCTACAACGAACCGATGGCAAAGCTCGCGGGTCTGCTCACGCAGCACAGCTGCTTCGACAAGGTGTTCTTCGCCAATAGCGGCGCCGAGGCGAACGAAGGCGCGATCAAGCTCGCGCGCAAGTGGGGCAGAAAGTTCAAGGACGGCGCGTTCGAGATCATCACGTTCGATCACAGCTTCCACGGCCGCACGCTCGCGACGATGTCGGCCAGCGGCAAGCCTGGCTGGGACACGATCTACTCGCCGCAGGTGCCGGGCTTCCCGAAGGCCGACCTGAACGACATCGCATCGGTGGAAAGGCTGATCAATGCGAAGACCGTCGCGGTGATGCTCGAACCGATCCAGGGCGAAGGCGGCGTGATCCCCGCGACTCGCGAATTCATGCAGCAGCTGCGCGAGCTGACGAAAAAGCACAACCTGCTGCTGATCGTCGATGAAGTGCAAAGCGGCTGCGGTCGCGCCGGCACGCTGTTCGCGTATCAGTTGTCGGGCATCGAGCCGGACATCATGACGCTCGGCAAGGGCATCGGCGGCGGCGTGCCGCTCGCGGCGCTGCTGTCGAAGGCGGAAATCGCCGTGTTCGAAGCCGGCGACCAGGGCGGCACCTACAACGGCAATCCGCTGATGACCGCGGTCGGCTACTCGGTGATCTCGCAGCTGACGGCACCGGGCTTCCTCGAAGGCGTGCGCTCGCGCGGCGAATATCTGCGCACGAAGCTGCTCGAGCTGTCCGAAGAGCGCGGCTTCAAGGGCGAGCGCGGCGAGGGTCTGCTGCGCGCGCTGCTGCTCGGCAAGGACATCGGCAACCAGATCGTCGAGAAGGCGCGCGAGATGCAGCCCGACGGCGTGCTGCTGAACGCGGCCCGTCCAAACCTGCTGCGCTTCATGCCGGCGCTGAACGTGACGACCGAAGAGATCGACCAGATGCTGGCGATGCTGCGCTCGGTTCTCGACTCGCTGTAATCGACAGAGGAGCGCACCGATGACGACGAACACGACGCTCTCGATCCGCCGCTTCGACGCGAGCGATACCGAGGCGGTGATCGCACTGTGGCAGGCGGTGTTTCCCGAGTATCGCGACGTGACGAGACCGCAGCGCAATCCGCGTCTGTCGATCACGAACAAGCTCGCTACGCAACCAGAGCTGTTCTTCGTCGCGGTGCTCGATGGACGCATCGTCGGCACCGTGATGGGCGGCTATGACGGCCACCGCGGCTGGCTGTATTCGCTCGCGGTCGACGCATCGCTGCGACGTCATGGCATCGGTACGCGACTCGTTTCGCACGTCGAGAGCGAGTTGACGAAGCTTGGATGTCCGAAGCTGAACCTGCAGGTTCTATCGTCGGCGACGGCTGAAGTGCACGCGTTCTACGATGCGCTCGGTTATCGCACCGACGCAGTGATCAGCCTCGGCAAGCGGCTCGGCAAATACGCGGACGCGGCACCGGCGGGTTGATTCGCGCCGCACACCTGATTGATCAAGGCCGCATGCGTTGGTTAGCACATGCGGCCTTTTCTATGATTCCCCAAGGAAGGGCGTACATATCGGCGGATTCGGACAAACAGCGGATGGCGGGCAGGTGAATTGCCTAGAATCGTTTACGCACGAGACCACCCCGCGGCTGGGAAAACAGGTTTTCGGCGGTTCGCGATGCTCCGCGGTTCGGCTCATGCGTCCGAGTCCCAAAACGTTTGAATCCTAAGGGGAATCTTCATGGCGACTTATGTGGTGCTCATGCAATTCACGGATCAAGGTGTTCGCGCAATCAAGAACACCGCCCAGCGAGCCGGGCAGGCGGCAGAGATGGCAAAAACTTTCGGCTGCGAAATGAAGCAGATCTACTGGACCTTAGGGGAATACGACATTGTCTCGGTCATCGAAGCGGCAGACGAGCAGAGCTTCCTCGCCTTCGGCCTGGCGCTCAGCTCGGCCGGCAATGTCCGCTCGCAAACGCTGCGTGCGTTCACAAAAGACGAAATCAGCGCGGTTATCGGGCGACTCCCATAATTCACGCCCTAGCCAGCAAAATAAAACGCGCCCCACGACGTTGCATCGTGAGGCGCGTTGCGAGCCGGACGTGTACGCGAACGGCACACGCCCAGCTGATCACCTACCTTATTCGCCCACTCATTCACCCAGGTACGCGGCCCGAACCTTCGGATCGTCGAGCATCTGCTTCGCGTCGCCCGACATCGTGATCAGACCGGAGTCCATCACGTAGCCGCGATTCGCCGCCTGCAGCGCAAGACGCGCGTTCTGCTCGACGAGCAGAACGGTCATGCCTTCGGCGGAAATCGAGCGCACCACTTCGAAGATCTTCTCGACCATGATCGGCGACAGACCCATCGACGGTTCATCGAGCAACAACAGTTTGGGGCGCGAGATGATCGCGCGCGCCATCGCGAGCATCTGCTGCTCGCCGCCTGACAGCGTGCCCGCATATTGCGATGCACGCTCCTTCAGACGCGGGAAGTAGCCAAACATGCGCTCGACATCCGACTTGATGGCCTCGGTATCGTTGCGCAGATAGGCGCCCATCTGCATGTTCTCGACGATCGACATGCGCGCGAAGATGCCACGCCCTTCCGGCACCATCGCGAGACCGCGCTTGAGCAGCTCATGCGCGGGCAGCCCTTTGATGGACTGACCCATGTACTCGATGTCGCCGGCCGCATACGCCTTCAGCCCCGTGATCGCCTTCATCGTCGTGGTCTTGCCCGCGCCGTTCGCGCCGATCAGCGTGACGAGTTCGCCCTGCCCGACCTCGAGGTCGACACCCTTGACCGCCTGGATGCCGCCGTAGTTGACCTGCAGGCCCTTGATTTTCAACATTGCTTGCGTCGTGGACATCAGTGGACCCCCGCACCCAGATAAGCTTCGATCACCTTCGCATCCTTCTGCACGTCCTGCGGCAGACCCTGCGCAATCACCTTGCCGTAGTCGAGCACCGTCATCTGGTTGCACAGGCCCATCACGAGCTTCACGTCGTGTTCGATCAGCAGAATTGTCTTGCCGTCCGTGCGGATCTTGTCGAGCAGCTTGGTCAGCTCGACCTTCTCGGTGGCATTCATGCCGGCCGCCGGTTCGTCGAGTGCGAGCAACTTCGGATCGGTCGCCAACGCACGTGCGATTTCCAGCCGACGCTGGTGACCATACGACAGGTTGCGCGACGTGTAGTCCGCGTATTGCGTGATACCGACGTAGTCGAGCAGTTCGAGCGCGCGCTCCTTGATCTCGCGCTCTTCCTTACGCTCGGCCGGCGTCTGGAACACCGCGCCGAGCAGGCCGTGCTTGGTGCGCACGTGCCGCCCGACCATCACGTTTTCGAGAGCGGTCATGCCGCCGAACAGCCGGATGTTCTGGAACGTGCGCGCGATGCCGGCCTTCGCGACCTGGTAGACCGCGGTCGGCGTGTAGTTCTCGCCATCGAGCTTGAACTCGCCCGAATCCGGTGTGTACAGACCCGTGATCACGTTGAAGAAGGTCGTCTTGCCGGCGCCGTTCGGGCCGATCAAACCGTAGATCTCGCCCGCGCGGATCTGCAGGCCGACTTCGGAAAGCGCCTGCAGGCCGCCGAAGCGCTTGTTGACGCCCTTCACCGACAGACGGATCGTCGAGTTGTTGCTTACGTTATCGCTCATGTCATTTTCTCCACGGCGCCTTATGCGCGCACCGGTTTCTTGCCGGTGCGCTTGGCCAGCTTCGCAATCTTGTCTTCGTGCTTCGGCGCGGGCCACAGGCCTTCCGAGCGATACAGCATGATCACGACCATCGCGAGACCGTACAGCAACTGACGGATCACTTCGGTATCGACGATTTCATGGCCGAAGACCATGTTCTGCAACGGACCCATCGTCGAACGCAGGAACTCGGGGAACACCGCGAGCAGCACCGCGCCGAGAATCACGCCCGGAATGTGGCCCATGCCGCCGAGCACCACGCAGGCGAGCACCACGACCGATTCCCAGAACGTGAACGATTCCGGCGACACGAAACCCTGGAACGCGCCGAACATCGCGCCCGACAGGCCGCCGAACGACGCGCCCATCGCGAAGGCGAGCAGCTTCACGTTACGGGTGTTGATACCCATCGCCTTGGCGGCGATTTCGTCCTCGCGGATCGCGGCCCACGCGCGGCCGATCCGCGAATGCTGCAGACGCGTACAGGTCCAGATCACGAACAGTGCGCACAGCACGAACAGGTAGTAGTACAGGGACACCGACGGTATCTGGAAGCCGAACAGCGAGTGCGACTGCGAGAGGCTGAAGCCGCCGATCTGGACCGGATTGATCCCGGTGATCCCCTTCGGCCCATTGGTGATGTTCACCGGACGGTCGAGGTTGTTCATGAAAATCCGCACGATTTCCCCGAAGCCGAGGGTCACGATCGCGAGGTAGTCGCCACGCAGACGCAGCGTCGGCGCGCCGAGCAGAATCCCGAACATCGCGGCGAGCGACATCGCGATCGGCACGATGATCCAGATCGGCACGTGCAGGCCGCCCGGCGCGAGATGCGCAATCCACTCGAATTGCGTCGTGAGGTGCGGCGAGCTCAGCAACGCGGCCGTGTAGGCGCCGATCGCGTAGAACGCGATGTAGCCCAAATCCAGCAGGCCGGCGAAGCCGACCACCACGTTCAGGCCCAGCGCGAGCATCACGTACAGCATCGCGAAGTCGAGCACGCGGACCCAGTAGTTGCCGCCCAGCGCGCCGATAATCATCGGCGCAGCGATCACGAAGATCGTCGTGATCACGCCGATGGTCAGCGTCTTCGTGCGGTTTTTTTCGGGGATGAGCGTCGTGGAAGGCTCGATCGGTTGAATTGAGGTCATGATTGTTGACTCCTTGTGGCCCGGGATCAGGCGCGATCCGCGACACGTTCGCCGAGCAGGCCCGACGGACGGAACACCAGCACGACGATCAGCACGATGAACGCGAACACGTCCTGGTAGTTACTACCGAACACGCCGCCCGTGAGGTTGCCGATATAGCCGGCGCCCAACTGCTCGATCAGGCCGAGGAGCACGCCGCCGACCATCGCGCCGCCGAGATTGCCGATACCGCCGAGCACCGCCGCGGTAAAGGCCTTCAGGCCAGGGATGAAGCCCATGTAGAAGTGCGCGTTGCCGTATTCGGACGCGATCATCACGCCGGCCAGCGCCGCAAGCGCCGAACCGATCATGAAGGTCGCCGAAATCACGAAGTTCGGGCTCACACCCATCAGGCTCGCGACGTTCGGGTTCTCGGCGATTGCGCGCATGGCGCGGCCGAGCCGGGTCTTGTGCACGAGCAGCAGGAGGCCGCCCATCACGATGAACGCCACCACGATGATCACGATTTCAGTCATCGAGATCACGGCGCCGGGCGTCGTGTCGGTGGCCTTGATCACGTTGATCGGGTCGGTGGGCAACAGCTGCGGGAACGGCAGCGGATTGCGCGACCAGATCATCATCGCGAGCGTCTGCAGCAGGATCGATACACCGATCGCGGTGATCAGCGGCGCGAGACGCGGTGCGCGGCGCAACGGCCGGTAGGCCACCCGCTCGATCGTGTAGCCGACCACCGAGCAGACCGCCGCTGCGATGATCAACGCTATGACCAGCGTCAGCACATTGCCGAGGCCGGGAAAGTGGTTCTGCAGCACACCTATGGCGGAGAGCGCAACCATCGCGCCCACCATCAACACATCGCCGTGAGCGAAGTTGATGATGCCCAGAATGCCGTAAACCATCGTATAGCCTAGTGCGATGATGGCGTAGACACTGCCAAGCACCAGTCCATTCAGGATCTGCTGGATGAAGATATCCATTTATTGCTCCTTAGCCCGTGCGACTGGATTCGCGTTTTTCATCTGCCGGTAGGCGGTGATGGGCTACGAATCTCAACGGCACTGCGGGTACTGATGTAAAAGACCGGTAAGGGTTATCCGCCGCCGGCTTGCCCTGACGACCGTGATGCGGTCGCAGGCTCCCCTTGGACGGATGCAAAAACGGCACCGTTGGATGGTGTCGGTGCCGTCAGGCCGAACATCCCGTCATCACATCTTCACGACGTCGAGCACTGCTTTCTTGCCGTCCTTGAAGTCGTAAAGCGTGATGGCGCCCTCTTTCAAATCACCCTTGTCGTCGAACGCGATGTGGCCGATTACCCCGTTGTAATCGGTCGAAGGCATCGCAGCCAGCACCTTGGGCGCCTCGATCGAATTAGCGCGCTTCATTGCATCGACGATCACGTACACAGCGTCATACGTGAACGGCGCGTAAATCTGCACCGGCGTGTGGAAGCGGTCCTCGTACTTCTTTTCGAAGTCCGCTCCCTTGTCCATCTTCGAAAGCGCGAGTCCCGCTTCCGAACAGACCAGGTTTTGCACGGCGGTACCCGCCAGCTCACCTACCTTGTCGGTACACACACCGTCGCCGCCAAGGATTTTTGCCCTGATACCGAGCGCCGCCGCCTGCTTCGTAAACGGCCCGCCCGTCGCGTCCATGCCGCCGAACATGATGGCGTCCGGCTGAACACTCTTGATCTTCGTGAGAATGGCCCGGAAATCCGTGGCCTTGTCGTTCGTCGCCTCCCGCGCGACGATCTTCGCGCCGCTCGCCTCGGCGGTCTTCGCGAACTCGTCCGCGAGACCCTTGCCGTAGGCGGTCGCATCGTCCACGACCGCGATGCGTCTGGCGCCCAGCGCCTTGGTCGCGTAATTGGCGAGCGCCGGACCCTGCTGCGCGTCGGTGGCGACCACCCGATAGGTTGTCTTGAACCCTTGCTGCGTATACGCCGGATTGGTCGACGACGGCGAGATCTCCACGATGCTCGCGTCGCTATAGATCTTCGACGCCGGAATCGAGACTCCGGAGTTCAGATGCCCGATCACCGCGACTACGTGATCGTCGACCAGCTTCTGCGCAACGGCAGTGCCGGTTTTCGGGTCCGCTGCATCGTCCTGCGCGTCGAGCTGCAGCTGTATCTTGCGAGCGTCGATCGTCAGACCCTGCGCATTGATTTCCTCGACCGCGAGGCGCGCCCCATTTTCGTTGTCCTTGCCCAGATGCGCGATGCCGCCCGTCAACGGAGCCGCATG from Paraburkholderia sp. HP33-1 includes the following:
- a CDS encoding CDP-6-deoxy-delta-3,4-glucoseen reductase, with the translated sequence MAFNVTLRQSCRQFQVEQDEPVLSAALRQGIGLPYGCKNGACGSCKGTVVSGEVEQRAHSSSALSNDEKTRGMALLCCATACSDLEVDIREVAGVGDVQVKKLPCRVNAIERKADDVIVVKLQLPANERLQYMAGQYLEFILKDGKRRSYSMANAPHVEGPIELHIRHMPGGAFTDHVFNTLKERDILRFEAPLGTFFLREDSDKPIVLLASGTGFAPLKAIVEHAVFKNITRPMTLYWGARRKKDLYLLELAEQWAREIPNFKFVPVLSEPDASDAWTGRTGFVHRAVIEDLPDLSAYQVYACGAPVMVESALRDFTQHHQLPEDEFYADSFTSAADLANAV
- a CDS encoding acetylornithine transaminase; the protein is MNFNEYPIDSLMYITNRPEIVFTHGKGSWIYDNNGKRYLDFIQGWAVNSLGHCNDGMIEALNSQAKLLINPSPAFYNEPMAKLAGLLTQHSCFDKVFFANSGAEANEGAIKLARKWGRKFKDGAFEIITFDHSFHGRTLATMSASGKPGWDTIYSPQVPGFPKADLNDIASVERLINAKTVAVMLEPIQGEGGVIPATREFMQQLRELTKKHNLLLIVDEVQSGCGRAGTLFAYQLSGIEPDIMTLGKGIGGGVPLAALLSKAEIAVFEAGDQGGTYNGNPLMTAVGYSVISQLTAPGFLEGVRSRGEYLRTKLLELSEERGFKGERGEGLLRALLLGKDIGNQIVEKAREMQPDGVLLNAARPNLLRFMPALNVTTEEIDQMLAMLRSVLDSL
- a CDS encoding GNAT family acetyltransferase produces the protein MTTNTTLSIRRFDASDTEAVIALWQAVFPEYRDVTRPQRNPRLSITNKLATQPELFFVAVLDGRIVGTVMGGYDGHRGWLYSLAVDASLRRHGIGTRLVSHVESELTKLGCPKLNLQVLSSATAEVHAFYDALGYRTDAVISLGKRLGKYADAAPAG
- a CDS encoding GYD domain-containing protein, with protein sequence MATYVVLMQFTDQGVRAIKNTAQRAGQAAEMAKTFGCEMKQIYWTLGEYDIVSVIEAADEQSFLAFGLALSSAGNVRSQTLRAFTKDEISAVIGRLP
- a CDS encoding ABC transporter ATP-binding protein, yielding MLKIKGLQVNYGGIQAVKGVDLEVGQGELVTLIGANGAGKTTTMKAITGLKAYAAGDIEYMGQSIKGLPAHELLKRGLAMVPEGRGIFARMSIVENMQMGAYLRNDTEAIKSDVERMFGYFPRLKERASQYAGTLSGGEQQMLAMARAIISRPKLLLLDEPSMGLSPIMVEKIFEVVRSISAEGMTVLLVEQNARLALQAANRGYVMDSGLITMSGDAKQMLDDPKVRAAYLGE
- a CDS encoding ABC transporter ATP-binding protein, giving the protein MSDNVSNNSTIRLSVKGVNKRFGGLQALSEVGLQIRAGEIYGLIGPNGAGKTTFFNVITGLYTPDSGEFKLDGENYTPTAVYQVAKAGIARTFQNIRLFGGMTALENVMVGRHVRTKHGLLGAVFQTPAERKEEREIKERALELLDYVGITQYADYTSRNLSYGHQRRLEIARALATDPKLLALDEPAAGMNATEKVELTKLLDKIRTDGKTILLIEHDVKLVMGLCNQMTVLDYGKVIAQGLPQDVQKDAKVIEAYLGAGVH
- a CDS encoding ABC transporter permease subunit — protein: MTSIQPIEPSTTLIPEKNRTKTLTIGVITTIFVIAAPMIIGALGGNYWVRVLDFAMLYVMLALGLNVVVGFAGLLDLGYIAFYAIGAYTAALLSSPHLTTQFEWIAHLAPGGLHVPIWIIVPIAMSLAAMFGILLGAPTLRLRGDYLAIVTLGFGEIVRIFMNNLDRPVNITNGPKGITGINPVQIGGFSLSQSHSLFGFQIPSVSLYYYLFVLCALFVIWTCTRLQHSRIGRAWAAIREDEIAAKAMGINTRNVKLLAFAMGASFGGLSGAMFGAFQGFVSPESFTFWESVVVLACVVLGGMGHIPGVILGAVLLAVFPEFLRSTMGPLQNMVFGHEIVDTEVIRQLLYGLAMVVIMLYRSEGLWPAPKHEDKIAKLAKRTGKKPVRA
- a CDS encoding branched-chain amino acid ABC transporter permease; translation: MDIFIQQILNGLVLGSVYAIIALGYTMVYGILGIINFAHGDVLMVGAMVALSAIGVLQNHFPGLGNVLTLVIALIIAAAVCSVVGYTIERVAYRPLRRAPRLAPLITAIGVSILLQTLAMMIWSRNPLPFPQLLPTDPINVIKATDTTPGAVISMTEIVIIVVAFIVMGGLLLLVHKTRLGRAMRAIAENPNVASLMGVSPNFVISATFMIGSALAALAGVMIASEYGNAHFYMGFIPGLKAFTAAVLGGIGNLGGAMVGGVLLGLIEQLGAGYIGNLTGGVFGSNYQDVFAFIVLIVVLVFRPSGLLGERVADRA
- a CDS encoding branched-chain amino acid ABC transporter substrate-binding protein; protein product: MRVKFAYAVSIAAAVAMLTACGKKQDGEAGAVASAASASAVAAPSEATIVKIGHAAPLTGGIAHLGKDNENGARLAVEEINAQGLTIDARKIQLQLDAQDDAADPKTGTAVAQKLVDDHVVAVIGHLNSGVSIPASKIYSDASIVEISPSSTNPAYTQQGFKTTYRVVATDAQQGPALANYATKALGARRIAVVDDATAYGKGLADEFAKTAEASGAKIVAREATNDKATDFRAILTKIKSVQPDAIMFGGMDATGGPFTKQAAALGIRAKILGGDGVCTDKVGELAGTAVQNLVCSEAGLALSKMDKGADFEKKYEDRFHTPVQIYAPFTYDAVYVIVDAMKRANSIEAPKVLAAMPSTDYNGVIGHIAFDDKGDLKEGAITLYDFKDGKKAVLDVVKM